One window of Medicago truncatula cultivar Jemalong A17 chromosome 2, MtrunA17r5.0-ANR, whole genome shotgun sequence genomic DNA carries:
- the LOC120578008 gene encoding putative F-box protein At1g47790, protein MAVMTRKRRRMMEETAESPITILPKEVMIEILSRVDSSNTLQLRCVCNLWNSLVLDPQFAKNHIKKSCTEITVLLVKVWKYIKIFKSTFHHPELLRNAAARWDKLTNAAARWDNLGDREKNRMMKEVAKLDSLFEIAWYAKGRFRTLREDMQILEDRLKCLKIFLKIYHAVQD, encoded by the coding sequence ATGGCGGTGATGACACGGAAGAGGCGGCGCATGATGGAGGAGACGGCTGAGTCCCCGATCACGATTCTGCCAAAAGAAGTGATGATCGAAATCCTTTCTAGAGTTGATTCAAGCAATACTCTGCAATTGAGGTGCGTTTGCAACTTGTGGAATTCGCTAGTTCTTGATCCTCAATTCGCGAAGAATCACATTAAAAAATCATGCACTGAAATCACCGTTCTACTTGTTAAGGTCTGGAAAtacatcaaaattttcaaatcgACATTTCATCATCCTGAATTGTTGAGGAATGCAGCTGCTCGGTGGGATAAGTTGACGAATGCAGCTGCTCGCTGGGATAATCTTGGTGATCGAGAGAAAAACCGGATGATGAAGGAGGTGGCTAAGTTGGATAGTCTTTTTGAGATTGCTTGGTATGCCAAAGGGAGATTCAGAACTCTGAGAGAAGATATGCAAATTCTGGAGGATAGATTGAAGTGTCTCAAAATCTTTCTGAAGATTTATC